Within the Streptomyces sp. YIM 121038 genome, the region GTCGCGGCGGACCGGGGGAGCACCCCCGGTCCGCCGCGACGGCGCTCGGCCCCGGCCCCTACCGGCGACGGCGGGACCAGCACGACCACCGGCCGCCGGCCGGACGACAGGAGGAACGGGTGCCGAGCACCGACGGGGACCCGCGCGGCAGCGCACGCGGTGACCGTGCACACGGAGATGGGGCGCGCGAGGGCCGTGCACGTGGAGGCGGCGTGCGCGGTGATCTTGGGCGTGGAGACAGTGTGATCGAGACCTCCGCGCTGACGAAGCGGTACGGCAAACACGTCGCCGTGGACGGGCTGAGCCTCGTCGTGCCCCGCGGCAGCGTCTTCGGTTTCCTCGGGCCCAACGGCTCGGGCAAGACCACGACCATCCGCATGCTGATGGGCCTGATCGAGCCGACGTCCGGCCGGGCGTCGGTGCTCGGCCGCCCCATGCCGCGCGCACAGCGCACCGTGCTCCCGCGCGTGGGCGCGCTCATCGAGGGCCCCGCCCTCTACGGCTTCCTCTCCGGCCGCGAGAACCTCCGCCGGTACGACGCCGCCGACCCGACGGCCGACCCCCGCACCCGCCGCGCCCGCGCCGAGGCCGCGCTCGACCGGGTCGGCCTGACCGCCGCCGCGGGCAAGAAGGCCAAGGCGTACTCGCTCGGGATGAAGCAGCGCCTGGGCCTGGCCACGGCGCTGCTCCAGCCGCGCGAGCTGCTCGTGCTCGACGAGCCGACGAACGGCCTCGACCCGCAGGGCATGCGGGAGATTCGCTCCCTGGTGCGGGAGCTGGCGTCCGACGGCACGACGGTCTTCCTCTCCTCCCACCTGCTCGACGAGATCGAGCAGGTGTGCACGCACGCCGCGGTGATGGCGCAGGGCCGTCTGATCACCCAGGGCCCGGTGGCCGAGCTCGCCGCGGGCGCGCGGGGGCGGCTCGTCGTGACGACACCGGACACCGCCGACGCCGCCCGGGTCCTGAAGGAGCAGGGCGTCGCGGACGTCGTCGTCGAGGAGGACCGCGTGACGGGCGAGCCGCCGGGCCCGGACCGCGTGCCCGACCTCGCCGACGTGACCGCCGCACTGGTCGGGGCGGGCGTCCGCGTCCGCGGCTTCGGCGTCGAACGGGCCTCCCTGGAGGACGCGTTCGTGGCGCTGACGGGAGAGGGATTCGATGTCGCGGGCTGAAGTGACCCCAGGGACCGGCATGACGGGCGAGACGGGCGTGACGGGCAAGGGCTCCGCGGAGAAGGCGGTCGGCGGCGCGCCCCGCACGCCGAGCCTCCTGTGGAGCCTCGGTCTGTTCCGCAGCGAGCTGTCCGTGACGTTCCGGCGCTGGCGCACCCTCGCGCTGCTCGCCGTCCTGGCCGCCGTGCCGATCCTCGTGGGCATCGCCGTGAAGATCGAGACCAGCGACGGCGGTTCGGTGAGCGCGGGCGGCCCGGACGGCGAGGGCCCCGCGTTCATCGCGCAGGTCACCAACAACGGCCTGTTCCTGGTCTTCACGGCGCTCGCCGCGACGCTGCCGTTCTTCCTGCCGATGGCGGTCGGCGTCGTCGCGGGCGACGCGATCGCGGGCGAGGCCAGCGCGGGCACGCTGCGCTATCTCCTGGTGGCGCCCGCGGGCCGCACCCGCCTGCTGCTCGCCAAGTACGCGACCACGCTGGTCTTCTGCGTGGTCGCGACCCTGGTCGTGGCCGCGTCGGCGCTCGCGGTCGGAGCCCTGCTGTTCCCGCTCGGCGAGGTCACGACGATCTCCGGGACGCGCATCGGCTTCGCCGACGGACTGCTGCGCGCGCTGCTCATCGCGCTCGTCGTCGCCGCCTCACTGATCGGCGTGGCGGCGCTCGGGCTCTTCGTGTCGACGCTGACGGGCAGCGGCATCGCCGCGATGGCGACGACGGTGGGCCTGCTCATCACCGTCCAGATCGTCGACCAGATCCCGCAGCTGCACGCGGTCCACCCGTACTTGTTCCCGCACTACTGGCTGTCCTTCGCCGACCTCATGCGCGACCCGGTCTACTGGGACGACCTGGTGCGGAACCTGGGCCTCCAGGCGCTGTACGCGGGCGTGTTCGGCTCGGCGGCGTGGGCGCGGTTCGGGGCGAAGGACATCGCGAGCTGACGGCCGCCGAGAGGGCGGGCGCCGGGCTGACGGCAGCCGGTCACTCGGTGTCGTACGGGTAGCGCGCGAGCGGCGGCTCCTGGGCGAAGAACGTCTTGGCGCGGGTCAGCGCCTCGGTGTCGTCGAGCACCTGCCCGGGCCGGGTGCCGTTGCCGAGCAGGACGCCGCCGAAGCGCATCGGGAAGTACGCCGCCGAGTAGCGCAGCGTGCCGATCAGCGGCTCCGCCACCTCCTGTTCGCGGTGCGCGAGCGCCGTCACGCCCCACAGGGTGCGGCTCTTCATGGCGTCCTGGAAGCCGAGCTCGGGGACCTCCAGCCAGGCGTCCCAGTAGTCGAGGTAGCGCTTGACGGAGGCCGAGACCGAGTACCAGTACAGCGGCGACACGATGACGATGTCCGTGGCGTCGAGGGTGGCCTCAAGGAGCAGTGCCTCGTTGTTGCCGACGGGCAGCGGGCGGGCGCGGCCGAACGACGGGTGGTGGCGCAGGTCCTCCAGGTCGGGGACCTGGTGGTCGGCCAGGCTGAGCCAGCGCTGCTCGATGTCCGGGGGAAGCTGCTCGGCGGCCTTGCGGGCCAGGATCTCGGTGTTGCCGTCGGGGCGGGCGCTGCCGAGGACGAACAGGAATTTCCGGGTCATGACGCTCCCTGGGCGGTGCTCGGTGGATCCTTGCGCGTGCACTATATGCACGCGCAAGGATCTCCGTCCAGGGTGATCGTCTGCTGCTCCGGTGGTCGCCTGCCGCCCCGGCCGTTACTGCGACAGGCCCCAGACCGCGTAGGTGATCGCGTCGCTGTTGCGGTCGAGCGCCGTGTTGTTGATGTTCGCCGTGGTGTCGCACGACGAGTGGTAGCAGCGGTCGAAGGCCTGGCCCGCGGTGCCGCCCCACTTCTGGGCCTGGGCCGAGGTCTTGGCGGTGCTCGCGCCGGTGAAGATGCCGCCGACCGGGACGCCCGCGTTCTTGAACGGGGTGTGGTCGGAGCGGCCGTCGCCCTCGCGCTCCGGCTCGGTGCCGATGTTCAGGCCCGAGTAGTAGGTCTTGAAGGTCCGCTCGATGGTGGGGTCGTCGTCGTAGACGAAGTAGCCGGGGTTCGGCGAGCCGATCATGTCGAAGTTCAGATAGCCCTTGATCTTCGTGCGCTCCGCGGCGGGCAGGTTCCGCACGTGGTACGAGGAGCCGACGAGGCCCAGCTCCTCCGCGCCCCACCAGGCGAACCGCAGGTGCTTGGTGGGCTTGTACTGCTCACGGGACACGGCGAGCGCCGTCTCCAGGACGGCCGACGAGCCCGAGCCGTTGTCGTTGATGCCCGCGCCGCGGCTGACGCTGTCGAGGTGCGAGCCCGACATGATGACCTGGTTGGGGTCGCCGCCGGGCCAGTCGGCGATCAGGTTGTAGCCGGTCCGGCCGCTGGACGTGAACTGCTGGACGGTCGTGGTGTATCCGGCGGCGTCCAGCTTGCCCTTGATGTAGTCGATCGAGGCCTTGTAGCCCGTGCTGCCGTGCGCGCGGTTGCCGCCGTTGGCGGAGGCGATGGACTGCAGCTGCGAGAGGTGCGCCTTGACGTTGGCCACGGGGATGTCGGGGGCGGCGGCACGCGTCGGCGCCGTCGTCCCGGTGGCCGCGGTGGATATCGCGCTGGTCGTCAGGAGCGCGGCGACGGCGATGGCGGCCGCGGTCGCGGTGCGTCCGGGAGCGGAGAGTCTCATGTGGGGGGCTCCGGCTTCTGTGTGGTGAATTCCGGGTGGATTCCCGGGGCTCACATCCCGAGTTGAACGTCGAATGAGCCTGGAGTGCCCGATGGTGGAGGCGTGTTGAGTTCACGTCAAGAGCGGGATCCGGACGCGTAGTTCCGCATACCGTGCGCTCTTCGTACGCGTGTGGGGGGATCCGCGAGGGGCAGGGCGGGGCGGCCGCGTCAGGGCCGTACGTACACGACCCAGCCCGGCGCATAGGTATCCGGAACCGGCGCCCGGGTCCAGGACCGGGCCCAGGCCGGAGCCGGTGCGTCCCGTATGACCAGGGCGGTGGGGTGCCGTTCGGCGCCGCGGGGCGAGGGCTCGCAGCCCGCGGCATAGGCAAGCGGAATCACCGACGTGTTGCCGCCCAGCAGACAGGGCGCCCGTACGCCCCGCTCGTGCAGGACGGCGGCGACCCGCACCCAGTCGCGCCTCGCGGACTCCTGGACGCGGTAGGTGGAGGAGACCAGGGTGAGCTGCGCGGTCAGATGGGCCGCGAGGGCCAGCGCGAGGGCGCCCACCGCCGCCCTCCGCAGCCGCGCGCGCCGCGCCGCACGGACCGCCGCGAGCACCCCGAAGGCGGCGGGCACGGCGAGCAGCGCGTGCGTGGGCAGCAGGAACCTCGGCGCGGTGTACGGCACCACGAGCACGTACGGCAGCGCGGCCGAGACCGCGACGGCCACGGCCAGCAGGCCCCCGGCGGCCGTGCGCCGGAGCCCGCGCACCGACCACAGACCGAGCGGCACCAGGACGGCGAGCAGCAGCCACCACCCCAGGGCGGTCGGCCGCACCCCGTCGCCGGCGCACGGGCGGCAGAGCAGCGGCCCGTCGACGGCCGTGAACAGGTGCAGCGCGGAGTCGGTGAGCCGAAGGCCGCCCTGCACCTCGCTCGCGGAGCTGAGCCGTTCGCGTACGCCACCGAAGCGAACGTACGCCTCGATCGCCCAGGGCAGGAAACCCGCCGCGAAGCCGGTGACGACCGCGGCCGCGCGGGCGCCCGAGCGCCACCTCGGCACCAGGGCCGTGGCGAGCAGCAGCGGCCCGGCGACGGCGGCCCCGTCGTTGGGCCGCATCAGGGTCGCGAGGGCGAGGCCGCCCGCGACGCCCGCGCAGGCGCGCGCCGTGGGGCGGCGGTGCAGGAAGAGTCCGACGGCACCGGTGGCGCCCATGGCGGTGTAGTGGTTCGGCATCGCGGCGTTCGCGTAGAACAGGGCGATCCACAGGCTGCCGTACAGGCCGGCGGCCACCGGCGCTGCCTCGGGGCGGTCCGGCGCGGCCCGCACCCAGGGGCGGAAGCCGAGGTAGAGCGCGGCGCTCGCCAGGAGCGTCAGCCAGGCGCGCAGCAGCACGGCCGAGTCGCTCCAGGTGGCGACGGGCGCGAGGAGCAGCGGCACGCCCCGGGTGCGGGGCGCGCTGAAGGGCACCCCGGAGCCCGGGCCCGCGAACGGGCCGAAGCGGCTCGCGTAGACGAGCTCGTCCCAGCCGAGCCGCAGACCGAGCGGGACGAGGGCGAGCGAGGTGAGGGCGAACAGCGCGCAGACGGCGAGCAGAAGCCGGTGAGCGCGCTGTTCGCGGTCGCGACGCACGGAGCGTCGCGCTTCCTGGTTCCGCAAGTCGAGCGCCACCCGACAACCGTAAGGAATACGGGCATTACGACGGGAGTACGCCTGCTGCCGGGCGTGGCCCGCGCTGTCGTGAACGCGGTGCCCCCGCCGGGCGTCAGGAGGCCGGGCCGAAGACCTCCACCTCGTGCTCGGCGTAGGCCCGGAACACCGTGTCGGCCACGGGCGACACCCCGCCGGGCGGGGTGAGGACGCGCAGGTCGTCGGCCGTGGCCCACGACATCAGCCAGGCCCGCAGCCACGGCGCGTGCTCGACGGGGGTGGCCGCGCGGATCCTGGCCTCGGCGGCGGCGTAGTCCTCGGCGCCGACGTGCCGCGTGATGACCGGGAACAGCTCCCGCTCCTCCGCCGCGACGTGCCGTACGAGGGCCGCGTGCTGCGCGGCGAGCGCGTCGGCGAGACGGCGGGCGTGCCGCGCGGGGTCCTCGCCGAACAGGGTGGCCGCCCAGTCGCAGGCGTCCTGGAGCGGGTCGAGGGCGGTGTGGTCCTCGGTGAGCGAGGCGAGGTCGGCGACGCCTTCGGGGGAGAGGCCCTCCACGAAGGAGCCGTCCGTCAGGGCCTGTTCGACGGCGGCGGCGATCACCGGCCACAGGACGGCGTCCTCGTTGTCGTGGTGGTGCCGGACGCCGACGTTGTAGCGGTGCACGTACGTGGCGATGGACTCGGCCCACGCGCCGGTCACCGGGCGGCCGGACGTGGCGATGCCCTCGACCAGCGTGGCCAGGCGCTCGACGTCGCCGGTGATCGCGCGGTGGGC harbors:
- a CDS encoding ABC transporter ATP-binding protein gives rise to the protein MRGDLGRGDSVIETSALTKRYGKHVAVDGLSLVVPRGSVFGFLGPNGSGKTTTIRMLMGLIEPTSGRASVLGRPMPRAQRTVLPRVGALIEGPALYGFLSGRENLRRYDAADPTADPRTRRARAEAALDRVGLTAAAGKKAKAYSLGMKQRLGLATALLQPRELLVLDEPTNGLDPQGMREIRSLVRELASDGTTVFLSSHLLDEIEQVCTHAAVMAQGRLITQGPVAELAAGARGRLVVTTPDTADAARVLKEQGVADVVVEEDRVTGEPPGPDRVPDLADVTAALVGAGVRVRGFGVERASLEDAFVALTGEGFDVAG
- a CDS encoding ABC transporter permease, which translates into the protein MTGETGVTGKGSAEKAVGGAPRTPSLLWSLGLFRSELSVTFRRWRTLALLAVLAAVPILVGIAVKIETSDGGSVSAGGPDGEGPAFIAQVTNNGLFLVFTALAATLPFFLPMAVGVVAGDAIAGEASAGTLRYLLVAPAGRTRLLLAKYATTLVFCVVATLVVAASALAVGALLFPLGEVTTISGTRIGFADGLLRALLIALVVAASLIGVAALGLFVSTLTGSGIAAMATTVGLLITVQIVDQIPQLHAVHPYLFPHYWLSFADLMRDPVYWDDLVRNLGLQALYAGVFGSAAWARFGAKDIAS
- a CDS encoding NAD(P)H-dependent oxidoreductase; the protein is MTRKFLFVLGSARPDGNTEILARKAAEQLPPDIEQRWLSLADHQVPDLEDLRHHPSFGRARPLPVGNNEALLLEATLDATDIVIVSPLYWYSVSASVKRYLDYWDAWLEVPELGFQDAMKSRTLWGVTALAHREQEVAEPLIGTLRYSAAYFPMRFGGVLLGNGTRPGQVLDDTEALTRAKTFFAQEPPLARYPYDTE
- a CDS encoding M28 family metallopeptidase; its protein translation is MRLSAPGRTATAAAIAVAALLTTSAISTAATGTTAPTRAAAPDIPVANVKAHLSQLQSIASANGGNRAHGSTGYKASIDYIKGKLDAAGYTTTVQQFTSSGRTGYNLIADWPGGDPNQVIMSGSHLDSVSRGAGINDNGSGSSAVLETALAVSREQYKPTKHLRFAWWGAEELGLVGSSYHVRNLPAAERTKIKGYLNFDMIGSPNPGYFVYDDDPTIERTFKTYYSGLNIGTEPEREGDGRSDHTPFKNAGVPVGGIFTGASTAKTSAQAQKWGGTAGQAFDRCYHSSCDTTANINNTALDRNSDAITYAVWGLSQ
- a CDS encoding hemerythrin domain-containing protein, which codes for MTNHTLAPAPDLTGIRLAHRAITGDVERLATLVEGIATSGRPVTGAWAESIATYVHRYNVGVRHHHDNEDAVLWPVIAAAVEQALTDGSFVEGLSPEGVADLASLTEDHTALDPLQDACDWAATLFGEDPARHARRLADALAAQHAALVRHVAAEERELFPVITRHVGAEDYAAAEARIRAATPVEHAPWLRAWLMSWATADDLRVLTPPGGVSPVADTVFRAYAEHEVEVFGPAS